DNA sequence from the Xyrauchen texanus isolate HMW12.3.18 chromosome 35, RBS_HiC_50CHRs, whole genome shotgun sequence genome:
gaaataacaaATGCAGTCTAAAAGAgagaattacaaaaaataataagatACAAAACTTACATTTAGAGCATAGATACGTCAACAAGGTTTTTCataattggagtcagatgaaataaagaaaagaataaataatatgattaaaacatggaactcaaataaaataatcaaagtattatttaatgCGCATGATAAGACAGAACACGCAGAAGACCTTCAGCCAAGCTATTGGATACTGCCATTGGACCAATCGGTGGCCTCCCCCTTACAAAAAgcctagtgttttttttttctttcttttttcaataaattaatctAAAAATTGAAGGGAAGGGAAGAGAAGAGGAAAAATGGTAAGAAAAGGaaaggagaaaaaagaaaaggagagaaagataagaaaaggaaaggaaagaaaaggagataaaagaagagaaaaggagagaaaagaaaaggttgaggaaagaaaagaaaaaaggagagaaaagatAAGAAAAGGAAAGgagatgaaagaaaatgaaagaaaagaaacaaaaaggagagaaaagaatagaaaagaaaaaaggaaaggctGGTTACTTTCAGTAATTTCACACACCTCACAATTTTCTCTTATGCCAATATCACTATTACGAAATGCACAGTATCTAGTATTTAACCTTAAGAAAGACATTTTTGTACTAATTTATCAGGCTAAAAGCAGCTGCATACTTTTCCTTCTCCATCCTCTCCCTCTATTTTCCTCTTCCTGTTCGGCCGAAGTCCTTCCTGCCCCACAGTTCAATACCAGCTCTCCCAGTAACAGCAGTATTCTGGTTAAGTGGGAGCCTGTGAATCACGCTGTCCTCTACAGCCTGAACATCATCAAGGATAGCTCATACAACCGGAGCCGCTACAACACCACAGACACTCTGAAGAATTTTGAAAACCTGGAGCCTGGAACCATTTACTGTATAAAAGGAAATGCCTGGAGTCCTGAGCAGATTCCCGGAGATGACTACACTGTCTGCCAGATCACACGTAAGAGAAAATTTATGGAATTGacttaaatatgttaatatgtTTGCACTATTGTTGTTTTGCTTATATTACTTATTCTGACACTACtttctgtcacatattccctgttgtcttttgtttttttgcttttatgttgaagttcttgtttagttcctgttccctGTTAGgtatttgtagtttcattttatgattggtttcccctgattgttttctGTGTCGAGGCAGGTGAGGAATGAGAAtctatatgcagctttattaaaataaacaagaaagctCAGAATaaagcaaaacacagggaacctagcacagagcataacaaaacatgcaagaactgacaaattaactgggggaaacaaggaacacctggggaaacaatcagggaatgagaaataatcaggggaaaaccaatcataaaattaaactacaaaggactacaaaaaccaaacaggaactaaactaaatttcaacataaaagcacaaaaacaaaagacaacagggaatatctGACACTTTCATTGTTTGCAACTAAAAAAGCTATGCAAAAAAGTGCAACCGCATGGTTCCGTAAGGAGAACCATAGAGAAACACATTCTTATTGCTTTAAaccaaatattgtaaaatagtgATTCttcttggagctggttggtttggttcatagcttagaactctttattgtagagtttaaaaaaaatccatattgaGAAAATGAATGGAACAATACTTCcagaaatcaataaaaatatactgtttttGTCACgtcaataaaaaacattttagcaaatatatatagagagagagagccaacAAAGcatacacaaagtatttacacaaatgtacagatttttttgtgataaaaatcTACAATAGTTTTAGGATTACTATATTAGTAACCTTTATTACTAAGGTTACTGTatgtgctcgtgtgtgtgtgtttgtttgtttgtgtgtgtgtgtgtgtgtgtgtgtgtctttgtgtctgtagGTCCTTCCACTCCTCAAACCACTGAGGTGTTGGTGTCATTCATCCCTGTGGCTGGAATTGTGGTGTCATGGGATCTAGTCCAAGGTGCAGACCAGTATGTAGCCTTGAGCTCGACTGGCCAGAACTGCTCCTCATCCAGTAACTCGTGCACTCTGAGCCCTCTGGTCTGTGGAGAAGTACATTCTATCACAGTGACCGCTGTTAACCAGGCTGGACCCAGCATCCCTTCGCTGCCTATACAGTTTATCTCTTGTGAGTACACTGATACACAGACATGGCAATGCAAAGTAGTTTGACAGTTATGCATTGAGGAATACTTATTGTCTGATTTGCTGAAATGCATTATACTGCACACTCACTGTCTCACTTTTTGTTTGTCAGTCCCCTGTCCTCCACAGCCCATCTGGGTGGAGGAAGTGGTGGCCGGCAACTGCTCTGTCAGATGGAGCTCCGTCCCTCATGCGGAGTACTACACCACCTTCATCAAGAGTGATGATGGCATCGAGGAGACGTGCAACTCCACCCAGACATCCTGTCACTTTTACTGCCGCTGCGGATACTCCTACATCATGAGTGTGTTTGCACACAATCAGGCTGGACCGAGTCCCCCAGGACCTGTGCTCAACTACACCACCTGTGAGAACATTTCACACTCATGTTATGTTTGGGGTGCAGTGCCCAATCAGAAAGCATAGTTTTCAGTTATATTTTCTTAGATGAGTTGAGGCATTCTTTGTCCATAAACCATTGTGTGAACTCAGCTAATCTTGTTAGATGCAACAGGCAAATCCACATGGGTCACTATATTGCGAGAAAAGTTTACATTTATACCGTTAAAGTCCCCAGATATGCAAGTCAGACATATGAgctatcatttgaaagcttagaatcttaaCTGTTTAGATAATTCTGCATTCGTATTACAAAGTAAGGACCTGAAAAGCATCACAAATTAGTGCCCCCTAGAgttaatggggtagaaatattaatatgaataaaaagccatatatcaaatgaaagcttgaATTCTCTGGATAGTTTAaagaaaagaatcacaaagtgaaatatgatttctgtaagacataaaattaaaatgtcactTAAGCACCGATCGTTGTTGCATTGAGCCCCAAGTAGCCAAAATCTTTGGATGAgcatctcagctttctaattaaTAAGTTATGCTTAGAATAAGTTATGCTTAAGAATAAGTTATTTCTAATCTAAGATTGAGCTTGtggtccactcagaggccgatatATTTGATGAAACAATAGGGTTGTATCATAAACtcaaaattagactgaatgtctatgatGAGCACAACTGAGAGGgctgaaatgtgtaaaaatggaaaaatattttttcctccatcacaatatacatatctgaaatgtaggaaaaaatattttcctaGTACTTGCTGCTATCAAGtggaatgaaataagacttttcaaagtgaccTAGAGTGAAGAGAACCATAATTACATGCATACAGCCTTTTTTGCTAATTTTTATCAAGGGtgtcaatatttttggccattactgtatatacagtatatacttccTGACACACAGGAAATAATTGGACTTTAATTTCAGGTAAATAATcccattttttaattttaaaaaaggtTGACATACGTCAAGCTCAACTATACAACTAAAGTTATTATAAGAAAATAATTTCCTTCAAAATGTTATGATAAACTGGCTAGCACCTACTGAGTAATAGCTTAAATTATGACAAATCTGCAATCCTGTTATCCATTCTGGCATACTGTATTTTTCCAAATgtacttatttacatatttgtttattttaatttattgaatttgTTTTATAGCTAGAAAATAACAAATTCATACAAATCAAAGTATTAAACTGTATTAACACATGGAAAGTATGAGTGCAAACTCCCCTAATTTATCCTCTCTCTCTACCCACAGTGCCTTGCTGTCCAGAGCACACAACAGTTTCTCTAGTTTCCTGGGAGACTCTGATGATAAAGTGGGATCCTGTACGTGGGGCAGATCTGTATGAGACTCGTGCTGCCGTTGCATCGCAAGTGATCCTTTGTAATGACACGGCGCCCGTGTGTGCCCTCTCTGACCTCACCTGCAACAGCAGGTACAGTGTAGTCGTCATTCCTTGTAATGACCTGCGCGGGTGCAACCTCACCTGCAACCCACAGTCACATGAAACAGGTATAATGACATACATAAACATGTCCACAAACATGTCCACACAATTGaattaattcaaatacattttaatccagaaattaaaaaaacattttcatcataAAAGACATACTCAAGTCATTGATTGTATgaattgcattttcattcagaTTAAAGGAGCATCACATCATTAATCcatgtacatacattttaaaaaaataaatgacacaggctctctttctctcttccctaAAAGCTCCATGTATGCCTGAGATCATTAGTGTGAGTCAGAGTAACACCTCTAGTGTGCTGGTCACCTGGAATTCTGAAAACAGTGCTGCAAACTACACTGTCAGTGTAATTGGCACAGTGGGCGACACACACAACTGCCACTCAAATGGCACTTCCTGTCAGGTGTCCAACCTGTCCTGTGGCTCCATCTATGAAATCACTGCCATTGCCTTATCCTCCGCTGGAGAAAGCATGCCCAGCTACACTGTTCCCCTGGAAACAGGTCAGGTTTTCATGATGATACAGACATAACTCAGTCAAACTAAGAGCCTTTTCCTAAGTACTGTAGATAGCATAATTCtgatattgtaaaaaaataaaacgtgaccgtggtgacatttttgcaaaattatattctgTGGTTCCTTACATGTATAACAGCAATTCTAAATTGAATTTTCCACTGAGTGGCACTAAATCAAGTAAAATTGTattccaaacagatgaggtttttaaagttaatgctcaatcaagttttaaataaaaacaacctacctccctaccctaaacctaaccaataatttcataaaagcaaatgtgagagaAAGAAatgcaatttctgaagcaactacGTAATTTTGTGTTATTTATATGACATCATTATTATCAGCTCATGTGTCTACTCGTACACCCTTCAGGACTCTTACCCAGGTCCTTTGCgttgcaagtgcaatgctctatcagttgagctattgTGCAATTTAATCatgctcgaacaagcttgtaaatgtagttggttatgttatgctaatgttaaaatgtatttgcttacaagacatgtgctatagtaaaagtgttttaataataTCAGAAGCCTTTATTAGATAATATTGTCATAAGATTGTGAGGCATTATTTGGAGAACATGGCAAAAagcaagtgtttatgaactgttaATCTGCCCTTTTACTTGTGATTAGTGTAAAAGAAAATAGTCATTGCTGTTGTTTgttgtgcctctagtgttcatttcaccaggaaactgctgctaTTCGTACAAAGAGCCCTTTAGGAATCGTAAagatcattttgcaaaaatgttggtacAGTAACATGGGTCCTGAGACCAGGTTGTTATGCTTCCTTCTAAAGGCCTGGGTATACTTCGGTTGTCAGCATTGCTTTCTGCTACGTGCACAGTATATGTGACgaaaatttcatcatcagcacagtctgtgtGACCTGACTGTGCGTGGCCCATATTTTCTCGACCTACGGTCATTGTCTGTGCGCATCGTTGGTGCATATGCCGGCCATTGACTTTACTAAAAGAGTATGACAATGCAGCTGTAAGAGCTATGCTTTGAATGCATGCGTATTAGTTCAAGGTCTGAAAAGCAACGTGGTTGGAACGCAAAAAAacgaagtatacctgggcctgaAGTGACCTCTCTTGACCAAATTCTAAGACAGCATGGCATGCATCTGACAAGATCAAAGAAGCAAATAAAGGTGATTACTTAAGTACTtagaattaattaaatatttaaaagttttgatGAAAATACGTAGTTCTAATAAAAATGGACTGCTTTActgtttgtgtattttaatgcttAGCAGACTTTTGCATCATTAGCTTAGAAACATGTTAATGCTAAACTCTTGTTAATGAACTTAGTCGAATATCCTGTGTGCTTGACATAAGGAGCCCTGTTTGAATGACTAATGCCAATGTAGAACATTTCAGATCATTCACttttgaggttccatttcagttaagaTAGTGCTTTAAGGCCTTTTCACACTGAAGACGACGCGATAATGAGATACGAATCACAGACGAAAGGCCCTTTTACATAGAAAGCGATACGAATGACCGCCATTAGCACATTCACACCTTTACAATAGGTGCTGCTAATCGACAAGCAATTTTACCCAGGTATGGTAGGTGGCTCAGTGCACCTTTTAGCTGGTCTGCACTCCGCCCATCACAATGAGAAGAACCAATTGACAAGTTATCAAAACAATCAAGACAAGCAAACAAATTTGAGTTCTCTTGCAAACAGAAAGATAAAATTAGTTATCTAAAAGCTGTTCTAGTGATGAAGAGTTTGTTGTTGAATAGCTTAACGAGAAAGATAACAGAAGACCCTAAAaacaaactatttcagttcaccAGCTGGATCCTAACTGGGAGTATTATCATGTGTTCACAGTCTGAGGGGTGATTCAAACCAAGTGTAAAATAATAATGGTTAAAACATGTTATCGTTAGAAATAATAAAGATTATATGCCATAAAGGTTATACTGTATACTTGTGTTAGgtgcatttgtttaaaataacTGCATAATGCAAACTCATAATGACTGTTAAAACAGATGTTGTCAGTACTGTTGGAACAATGCTGATTGTATCTTATTGCCatgaactagggctgtcaatcgatacagttaatcgaattaattacatggtgtcccaatttaatcgtgattaatcgcatatacaaatatttgctgagaaagcccctcatataacaataattaaatatataaagattatacatatttatatcaatatataattatacatagttatctttaaatatttaagcatgatatatatatatatatatatatatatatatatatatatatatatatatatatatatatatatatatatatatatatcataaacataaaatgtttaggtcactgtttcaagttaaatatagtttaatactcaatctttaagcacatcttgagatcccttagatcgcatttgcgctccttcaagtgttttgaacgcaagaacgtaatgcatgtttgtgttgtgggttgttttcttcactgtataaactgtgcgttgctcatacagctgaaatttcacttactgccctctggagtaaacaggtagtactacaagcttgaatttctcaggaatcttccttattatggtgcgattaattgcgtatatttttttaacgcgttactttttgtcaaattaattgcactgaattaacgcgttaaatcgacagccctaccaTGAACATTTACATGTGTTTGCTTAATCACAGGATGTTACTAATAAAACATGGCAACATTTAAACGCTCCAAGAGTCTATATGCACACAACAAAACAATTTTCAACCAAAAAAACccatcttcagtctgacccaTAAATAGATACTTTAAAATTAAATACTTTTGTGAAGGCATCTCTACATTTTTGTatacaaattaattttgaaacaaATACATATAGCCTATGCAAAGTTCACTGCAAGTCAcagcaatagtattaatattattaatatttggcgAAGAAAAACACTTAAGATGCATAAAATTGATTATTAAAAAGGTGATACAAAGGCAAATATGCtgcaatatataatgtatattagaGATATTAGAGAACTCATGTAAGATTAAGGCAAAAAGTCAGCAATATTGAATACATTATGTAGACAAGCCACGTAAGATCAGAGAGTTTTTAAAGGGTATATAATGCAGAGATACAGCATATAATTTACATGATAAGAGAACCTAAGTGAtacaaaaatattagtttttaaaggtgcactcagtaattttttcccagTATAAAATTTCACtcctaaataaatgaatagtacttttgaaacatgcatataaaatcatgagcactcacatgagatgaggactgctGTCacatcagtaacattataaaagctgttttattctacttgGGGTAGGGGCCTTaataagtgcacctttaaggtatTTGATGCAAATGAATCACACATCCTCACTGCTGGATTAATATATCTTCCTCGAGTTccttcagttttaaatgttggtaGTCataacagctttctgtgcttcaGTGCTACCTGTTGCGCCTGTGTTGGTAACTGCAGTGCCACCTGTTGTGATTCAAAGCTTATATTTTATTGGTGAGGGCATTTCATTGGCAGGCAAAGAAAAGAAATTGACACACTCACCttaaaaaaagtttcattttgcCGCTGCACGATATGGCGTGAATGTTCGCTGTAGGTGAAAATGGCTTGTTAGGGATCTTTTGTtttgattcaaaatgttaatcgCAGTGAGAAATTGTGGCAAAGATTTGCGTTTGGTGTGGAAAGGCCTTTAGAAGGAAGCTGCCTTATGTAGTCAGTCAACAAtctgttttggaacagagcctcaGTCTTTTTagtcatatataatataatattatttgttttcttaGCACCTTGTTGCCCAGCCAGTCTCACAGTGAGTCAGGTGACCCAGGCCATGACCAACGTCACCTGGTCATCTGCTGTCGGTGGCCAGACCTATATTGTCTCCCTGTCTTCACCAAGGGGCAATGCACAGTGTCACACTGTGGAAACAGAATGCTTGATGGGATGCGTCACATGCGGCAATAACTACACAGTTTCCCTGGAAGCGTTCAGTCGTACCGGGCATAAGGCGGATTGCACTTACCATGGCTTCTCTACCAGTACGTTCTCATTACTGACTGTGATGCCACTATTGGTAGAACAAATACAAATGCCTAAAACACACAACATTTCTTCTAAATATCTGGAGTGAttattaagtcaacatgaaatcagtgCAAGTTATTCTTTTATTATAATGTGTGTTATTCAAATACTTTAGTAATTGTTCTAGATCCATAACACAATCTACTAAAAACTCACATTCGGGTATGGCTCTCTTCTGAAATGGACAAGgtcgggagggttacttttgaaatgtattccactacagatgacagaaaacatgctgtaaaatgtcatttgtaatgcattTCATTCGATTATTCatggtcagtaacgtattctaaatactttggattactttttcagcactgctattttgtaagtgatttttttcacttACAAAatactgccagtacagtaagacaatatacacatgttaaaaatacattctctgaaaaaactaaatatcttatgcagtgttgtttctagaacaagttaaatcaaattgatcttctTTTAAGAATTGtaagatatttttacaagaaaacaatacaaaaattattgtcaagaatatgatttttgccctaatatcaaagattgtactagaaaaaattaaaatatgatcCAGCGTGAcatttttttgataaaaaaaaatatgattgttcctagtaatgtgcatgtaaaatggctagaaatagcattttagcttagcgtaaagctgacaatttacacaaggtttatttctatttcttgtgctcaaacttacttctctgtctgctcgaatGAATGTCGTgtaaacacatcataagaaattgtttcactgctgttcaaatgcactttggatcgcatcatttatatggataaatgttttccatctgaaaggactaaatattaaattaaacaaatgacaataaaatgcaaagtaatctcttcagtaatcaaaataaattttgaatgtaactgtattctaattaccaattattttaattgtaaccatagtggaatacagtttcttatattttgtattttaaatactatgCATTCCTGTTACATATATTTCCTTACTCCCCAACCCAGGGTATGGAACACCCACTTTTCAGGATCCAGTTATACCTGATTGATAAAACCAAGTCCCGCACCACATTTTGTCTCATTGAATACCTTATTTCACACTAAAATACTGTTTGTCATTTTATGTAAGTAAAATGAttgcaaatgctgtttcatgttgactataATATTGAAGATActattattaaaattaaagtgtgtaattttgggggcctggttagctcagcaagtattgacactgaataccacccct
Encoded proteins:
- the LOC127629326 gene encoding fibronectin type III domain-containing protein 7 — protein: MKLEDDVITGSTISVNIFTVTSKSAVVRWSRYEGAQSYRVTASLRNSPVPVVFASFGQNTVMGSVNSLSPNTAYTFRVEALGSFMNVLADDIVDGSTAPDVPTIQVASSKESQSVTVEFTEESGATSYILRAETSDGSFFSETPVVISPGTVTNLQPYTDYTLSVMSVNSAGRSQPSISAQAKTVLPAPQFNTSSPSNSSILVKWEPVNHAVLYSLNIIKDSSYNRSRYNTTDTLKNFENLEPGTIYCIKGNAWSPEQIPGDDYTVCQITRPSTPQTTEVLVSFIPVAGIVVSWDLVQGADQYVALSSTGQNCSSSSNSCTLSPLVCGEVHSITVTAVNQAGPSIPSLPIQFISFPCPPQPIWVEEVVAGNCSVRWSSVPHAEYYTTFIKSDDGIEETCNSTQTSCHFYCRCGYSYIMSVFAHNQAGPSPPGPVLNYTTLPCCPEHTTVSLVSWETLMIKWDPVRGADLYETRAAVASQVILCNDTAPVCALSDLTCNSRYSVVVIPCNDLRGCNLTCNPQSHETAPCMPEIISVSQSNTSSVLVTWNSENSAANYTVSVIGTVGDTHNCHSNGTSCQVSNLSCGSIYEITAIALSSAGESMPSYTVPLETAPCCPASLTVSQVTQAMTNVTWSSAVGGQTYIVSLSSPRGNAQCHTVETECLMGCVTCGNNYTVSLEAFSRTGHKADCTYHGFSTSECCPSGIRLFRGANNTLRVYWRSNSILTNYTAEVVGSGSTHVCSPELGSNMCDVSEIVCGQVYSVVVAPLNRDGTRVQFCSSRIYSVSCSGNNVGMVLYRGRR